Proteins encoded together in one Streptomyces umbrinus window:
- a CDS encoding bifunctional riboflavin kinase/FAD synthetase: MQRWRGLEDIPQDWGRSVVTIGSYDGVHRGHQLIITHAVERARELGVPSVVVTFDPHPSEVVRPGSHPPLLAPHHRRAELMAELGVDALLILPFTTEFSKLSPADFVVKVLVDKLHAKAVVEGPNFRFGHKAAGNVAFLSEQGKTYDFEVEVVDLYVTGEAGGGEPFSSTMTRRLIAEGDVEGAREILGRPHRVEGIVVRGAQRGRELGFPTANVETLPHTAIPADGVYAGWLHAQGEEMPAAISVGTNPQFDGTERTVEAYAIDRVGLDLYGLHVAVDFLAFVRGQAKFESIEALLEAISDDVKRSRELIEAYDGGR, translated from the coding sequence GTGCAGCGCTGGCGTGGCTTGGAGGACATCCCCCAGGACTGGGGGCGCAGCGTCGTCACCATCGGCTCGTACGACGGGGTCCACCGCGGGCACCAGTTGATCATCACGCATGCCGTGGAACGGGCGCGTGAGCTGGGGGTTCCGTCAGTGGTCGTCACCTTCGACCCGCACCCCAGCGAGGTCGTGCGCCCCGGCAGCCACCCGCCCCTGCTCGCCCCGCACCACCGCCGCGCCGAGCTGATGGCCGAGCTGGGCGTCGACGCGCTGCTCATCCTGCCCTTCACCACCGAGTTCTCGAAGCTGTCGCCCGCCGACTTCGTGGTGAAGGTCCTGGTCGACAAGCTGCACGCCAAGGCCGTCGTCGAGGGCCCCAACTTCCGCTTCGGCCACAAGGCCGCGGGCAACGTCGCCTTCCTCTCCGAGCAGGGCAAGACGTACGACTTCGAGGTCGAGGTCGTGGATCTCTACGTGACCGGTGAAGCGGGGGGCGGCGAGCCCTTCTCCTCCACGATGACCCGGCGGCTGATCGCCGAGGGCGATGTCGAGGGGGCGCGCGAGATCCTCGGCCGCCCGCACCGCGTCGAGGGCATCGTCGTCCGCGGCGCCCAGCGCGGCCGCGAGCTCGGCTTCCCCACGGCGAACGTCGAGACGCTCCCGCACACCGCGATCCCCGCCGACGGCGTCTACGCGGGGTGGCTGCACGCGCAGGGCGAGGAGATGCCCGCGGCGATCTCCGTCGGTACGAATCCGCAGTTCGACGGGACCGAGCGGACGGTTGAGGCTTACGCCATCGATCGGGTGGGGCTCGATCTGTACGGGTTGCACGTTGCCGTGGATTTTCTGGCCTTTGTGCGGGGGCAGGCGAAGTTCGAGTCCATCGAGGCGTTGCTGGAAGCGATTTCCGACGACGTCAAGCGGTCGCGGGAGTTGATTGAGGCGTACGACGGTGGGCGGTAG
- a CDS encoding serine protease: MAGRGPRTGGRHQLPVAARHAPEAAHATETAYDAEAARLIEATNVVEAADRALVRIGDLAGRPRGTGFVADHQGTVITSHEAVDGLARLVLHASGDRTCLVTADSVTLLPSLNLALIHMDGLGTDGLGLDPLPITVRDSVESGTYVRIAAGGWREARVLGTSAVTYTATDRFHLLDGALELAIGTAGSDALRLGGGAAGGPVVDAATGAVVAVLGTALHSGRRVGGFAVPLSAGRMASGSGGALAELLARNAATVPAYGDDLNLAGVLELAATVEAPPGSGGVDPVERDDVVREFRAFGEGPYAVLGLVGAPGSGRTTELAALAARRDRGAEPAPTLWLRGADLLDSDSSVADAASRALERAGRIVAASASGSAADAGGVGAWAPSPEPCPSDSGLGDIGPERLARLARDAGRPLLLLLDSPEEMPPALAHRLSEWTGGTAEWLRAHGVRLVVACRAEYWERAGAEFPRELLYGSERGGGEPPGGLPACVRLGDLDEGEARRARARYGVPEGALDGPDARHPLMLRLLSEVRAAMSPPDASDEQDELAGQVGRAEPAGRDEVFAAYLDLMCLRVAVRLAAANGLRGTAVRRLAARVSGQVHAAARRCLGPGQGELDRAAFESVFPWGPVPDRRLGGCTGWASAVLTEGLLVPAGDGYGFAHEELADWIQGMHLDLDTALRALVHHEQRDEPESPYEPEPPPVPRHRIGPVLQALLLLPRQQGDADLTLRLRELLRAVDELEATDTGSWWATRLLGGVLLRVPDATPYVGVLRHLAERVVTWRAEGRAVPEEFGPVFWTRLPLPEAHRFDLLRRLVVADEAPPATELRYLDAVSGLLAADPAAAQPHLTHWFDDERPLPATPDATVATAAQALLHTHRRRALDDLTEALAESAHPRADELLAVLAEEEPSAVCRAVDRWTHDERPARRAAAMAHGLRAAPHVRTEADRELLRYAALFLLARPGDCTLHGAALALLVRDPHTRARHLPGALARFRAGDPRLPASALVAALATHPEPVLASFGDRLREPDSGEALRTLAEVTTPAPARRVAVLVRDVVERRPEAAAHVAAYVDRRLEHGPAARSVLYPLVTGLLDGGRPQLRAALAKVFAAPGTPVSHPLRREFLDLLLTREYDPVVLDALVRAAAEGASHSVSRGGEEHTRELVHSAGLLLVRTPEGATVFDRALLDQSRRIPGFAALVAGWLTDAPEDWSTVVGPSTRRMIENLTGVRVPV; the protein is encoded by the coding sequence ATGGCGGGACGGGGCCCGCGGACCGGGGGCCGTCATCAGTTGCCGGTCGCTGCCCGGCACGCACCCGAGGCGGCGCACGCGACGGAAACAGCGTACGACGCCGAAGCAGCGCGCTTGATCGAAGCAACGAACGTGGTCGAAGCCGCGGACCGGGCCCTCGTGCGGATCGGCGATCTCGCCGGGCGGCCGCGTGGCACCGGGTTCGTCGCCGACCACCAGGGCACCGTGATCACCAGCCACGAGGCGGTCGACGGGCTCGCCCGTCTCGTCCTGCACGCGTCTGGGGACCGCACCTGCCTGGTGACGGCCGACTCGGTCACCCTCCTGCCGTCCCTGAACCTCGCCCTGATCCACATGGACGGTCTCGGCACGGACGGCCTCGGCCTCGACCCCCTCCCGATCACCGTCCGGGACTCCGTGGAGAGCGGCACGTACGTCCGTATCGCCGCGGGTGGCTGGCGCGAGGCCCGGGTGCTGGGCACGTCGGCCGTGACGTACACGGCGACCGACCGTTTCCATCTCCTCGACGGCGCCCTGGAGCTGGCGATCGGCACGGCGGGAAGCGATGCGCTGCGGCTCGGGGGCGGGGCTGCCGGGGGACCGGTGGTCGACGCGGCCACCGGTGCGGTCGTCGCCGTTCTGGGAACGGCACTTCACTCCGGGCGTCGGGTGGGGGGTTTCGCCGTGCCGTTGTCCGCGGGGCGGATGGCCTCCGGGTCCGGCGGTGCGCTCGCCGAACTGCTGGCCCGCAACGCGGCGACGGTCCCCGCGTACGGGGACGACCTCAATCTGGCGGGCGTGCTGGAGCTGGCCGCCACGGTCGAGGCTCCGCCGGGCTCCGGTGGTGTCGATCCCGTCGAACGGGACGACGTAGTACGGGAGTTCAGGGCATTCGGTGAGGGGCCGTACGCCGTTCTGGGGCTTGTCGGGGCTCCGGGAAGCGGCCGTACGACGGAACTGGCGGCCCTCGCCGCCCGGCGCGACCGGGGCGCGGAACCGGCTCCGACGCTGTGGCTGCGGGGAGCAGACCTGCTGGACTCCGACTCGTCGGTGGCCGACGCGGCGAGCCGGGCGTTGGAGCGGGCGGGGCGGATCGTGGCGGCTTCGGCCTCCGGCAGTGCGGCGGACGCCGGGGGAGTGGGCGCCTGGGCGCCTTCGCCGGAGCCCTGCCCCTCGGACAGCGGACTCGGTGACATCGGTCCCGAGCGCCTGGCCCGTCTCGCACGGGACGCCGGACGACCCCTCCTGCTCCTCCTCGACAGCCCCGAGGAGATGCCGCCCGCTCTCGCGCACCGGCTGTCCGAGTGGACCGGGGGCACCGCCGAGTGGCTGCGGGCGCACGGGGTCCGTCTCGTCGTGGCCTGCCGGGCCGAGTACTGGGAGCGGGCGGGGGCGGAGTTCCCGCGCGAGCTGCTGTACGGGTCCGAGCGGGGCGGAGGTGAGCCCCCCGGCGGGCTGCCCGCCTGCGTACGGCTCGGAGATCTGGACGAAGGCGAGGCACGGCGGGCCCGGGCGCGGTACGGGGTGCCGGAGGGCGCCTTGGACGGCCCCGACGCCCGCCATCCACTGATGCTGCGGTTGCTGTCGGAGGTGCGGGCCGCGATGTCGCCGCCCGACGCCTCGGACGAGCAGGACGAGCTGGCCGGGCAGGTGGGGCGGGCCGAGCCGGCCGGGCGGGACGAGGTCTTCGCCGCGTATCTCGATCTGATGTGTCTGCGGGTGGCCGTACGGCTCGCGGCGGCGAACGGGCTGCGCGGTACGGCCGTACGGCGGCTCGCGGCCAGGGTCTCCGGGCAGGTGCACGCGGCCGCGCGGCGCTGTCTGGGGCCGGGCCAGGGGGAGTTGGACCGGGCGGCGTTCGAGTCCGTGTTCCCGTGGGGACCGGTGCCCGACCGACGCCTCGGCGGCTGCACCGGGTGGGCCTCCGCGGTCCTCACCGAGGGCCTCCTCGTGCCCGCCGGAGACGGCTACGGCTTCGCCCACGAGGAGCTGGCCGACTGGATCCAGGGCATGCACCTCGACCTCGACACGGCACTCCGGGCGCTGGTGCACCACGAACAGCGGGATGAGCCCGAGTCCCCGTACGAGCCCGAGCCTCCCCCCGTACCCCGTCACCGCATCGGCCCCGTCCTCCAAGCGCTGCTCCTTCTGCCGCGTCAACAAGGGGACGCCGACCTCACCCTCCGGCTGCGTGAACTGCTTCGCGCGGTCGACGAACTGGAGGCGACGGACACCGGGTCCTGGTGGGCCACCCGCCTCCTTGGCGGCGTACTGCTCCGGGTGCCCGACGCGACCCCGTACGTCGGAGTACTGCGGCACCTCGCCGAGCGGGTGGTGACGTGGCGGGCCGAAGGGCGGGCCGTGCCGGAGGAGTTCGGGCCCGTTTTCTGGACCCGGCTGCCGCTGCCGGAGGCGCACCGCTTCGATCTGCTGAGGCGGCTCGTCGTCGCGGACGAGGCACCGCCGGCCACCGAACTCCGTTACCTGGACGCCGTGTCCGGGCTGCTCGCCGCCGACCCGGCCGCCGCTCAGCCCCACCTGACCCACTGGTTCGACGACGAGCGCCCGCTGCCCGCGACCCCCGACGCCACCGTCGCGACCGCCGCCCAGGCACTTCTCCACACGCATCGGCGCCGCGCACTGGACGACCTCACGGAGGCCCTGGCCGAGAGTGCGCACCCGCGCGCCGACGAGCTGCTGGCCGTTCTCGCGGAGGAGGAACCGTCCGCGGTGTGCCGGGCGGTCGACCGCTGGACGCACGACGAGCGGCCGGCCCGCCGGGCGGCGGCGATGGCCCACGGGCTGCGGGCAGCGCCCCACGTACGCACCGAGGCCGACCGCGAGCTGCTGCGCTACGCCGCGCTCTTCCTGCTCGCCCGCCCCGGCGACTGCACGCTGCACGGGGCCGCCCTGGCGCTCCTGGTCCGCGATCCGCACACCCGGGCCCGCCATCTGCCGGGAGCCCTCGCGCGCTTCAGGGCGGGCGACCCGCGCTTGCCCGCGAGCGCGCTGGTGGCGGCGCTGGCGACGCATCCGGAACCGGTCCTCGCCTCGTTCGGCGACCGGCTGCGGGAGCCGGACTCGGGCGAGGCGCTGCGCACGCTCGCCGAGGTCACCACACCCGCGCCGGCCCGCCGGGTCGCCGTGCTCGTACGGGATGTCGTGGAGCGGCGTCCGGAGGCGGCCGCGCATGTGGCGGCGTACGTCGACCGGCGCCTTGAGCACGGCCCCGCCGCCCGTTCCGTGCTGTATCCCCTGGTCACCGGGCTGCTCGACGGGGGCAGGCCACAGCTGCGGGCCGCGCTCGCCAAGGTGTTCGCGGCACCCGGCACGCCTGTGTCCCACCCGCTGCGCCGCGAGTTCCTGGACCTGCTGCTCACGCGCGAGTACGACCCGGTGGTGCTTGACGCACTCGTACGGGCCGCCGCGGAGGGTGCGTCCCACAGCGTGTCCCGCGGCGGTGAGGAGCACACCCGCGAGCTGGTCCACAGCGCCGGCCTCCTGCTCGTCCGCACCCCGGAGGGCGCCACCGTCTTCGACCGGGCCCTTCTCGACCAGAGCCGCCGGATTCCCGGCTTCGCCGCCCTGGTCGCCGGCTGGCTCACCGACGCTCCCGAGGACTGGTCCACCGTGGTCGGCCCCAGCACACGGCGCATGATCGAGAACCTGACGGGGGTACGGGTTCCGGTGTGA
- the truB gene encoding tRNA pseudouridine(55) synthase TruB, producing MTQKQKTPDGLVIVDKPSGFTSHDVVAKMRGIAKTRRVGHAGTLDPMATGVLVLGVEKATKLLGHLALTEKEYLGTIRLGQNTLTDDAEGDITSSTDASKVVRDAVDAGIAKLSGDIMQVPSKVSAIKINGVRSYKRARDGEDFEIPARPVRISSFAVYDIRDAVAEDGTPVLDLVVSVVCSSGTYIRALARDLGADLGVGGHLTALRRTRVGPYKLDSARTLDQLQEELTVMPMAEAAAAAFPRWNVDAKRGQLLTNGVRLEMPEEYAGVGAVGVFDPEGRFLALVEEQKGKAKSLAVFG from the coding sequence ATGACGCAGAAGCAGAAGACGCCCGACGGCCTTGTCATCGTGGACAAGCCGTCGGGCTTCACTTCGCACGACGTGGTCGCCAAGATGCGCGGGATCGCGAAGACCCGCCGCGTCGGACACGCGGGCACCCTCGACCCCATGGCGACGGGCGTGCTCGTCCTCGGCGTCGAGAAGGCGACCAAGCTCCTCGGACACCTCGCGCTGACCGAGAAGGAGTACCTCGGCACCATCCGGCTCGGGCAGAACACCCTGACCGACGACGCCGAGGGTGACATCACCTCGTCCACGGACGCCTCCAAGGTCGTCCGGGACGCCGTGGACGCCGGTATCGCCAAGCTCAGTGGCGACATCATGCAGGTGCCGTCCAAGGTCAGCGCCATCAAGATCAACGGCGTGCGCTCGTACAAGCGGGCACGCGACGGCGAGGACTTCGAGATCCCGGCCCGTCCGGTACGGATCTCGTCGTTCGCCGTGTACGACATCCGGGACGCGGTCGCCGAGGACGGTACGCCCGTCCTGGACCTGGTCGTCTCGGTCGTCTGCTCGTCCGGTACGTACATCCGCGCGCTCGCCCGCGACCTGGGTGCCGACCTGGGTGTGGGCGGCCATCTGACGGCGCTGCGGCGCACCCGTGTCGGCCCGTACAAGCTCGACTCCGCCCGCACCCTCGACCAGCTCCAGGAGGAGCTGACCGTGATGCCGATGGCGGAGGCCGCCGCGGCCGCGTTCCCCCGCTGGAACGTGGACGCCAAGCGCGGGCAGTTGCTGACGAACGGCGTGCGGCTGGAGATGCCCGAGGAGTACGCCGGGGTCGGGGCCGTCGGGGTGTTCGATCCCGAGGGGCGGTTCCTGGCACTGGTGGAGGAGCAGAAGGGCAAGGCGAAGAGCCTGGCGGTGTTCGGCTGA
- the rbfA gene encoding 30S ribosome-binding factor RbfA, whose protein sequence is MADNARAKKLADLIREVVAQKLQRGIKDPRLGSHVTITDTRVTGDLREATVFYTVYGDDEERAEAAAGLESAKGVLRSAVGAAAGVKFTPTLTFVADALPDTAKTIEDLLDKARASDAKVREVSAGAAFAGEADPYKKPGEDDETDGDAAE, encoded by the coding sequence GTGGCCGACAACGCGCGGGCGAAGAAGCTGGCGGACCTCATCCGAGAGGTGGTGGCCCAGAAGCTGCAGCGCGGGATCAAGGACCCGCGGCTCGGTTCGCATGTGACCATCACGGACACCCGGGTCACCGGCGACCTCCGGGAGGCGACCGTCTTCTACACGGTGTACGGGGACGACGAGGAGCGCGCGGAGGCCGCCGCGGGCCTGGAGAGCGCCAAGGGCGTGCTCCGCTCGGCCGTCGGTGCGGCTGCCGGTGTGAAGTTCACGCCGACCCTCACCTTCGTGGCGGACGCCCTGCCGGACACCGCCAAGACCATCGAGGACCTGCTCGACAAGGCACGGGCCTCGGACGCGAAGGTGCGCGAGGTCTCGGCCGGCGCCGCCTTCGCCGGTGAGGCGGACCCGTACAAGAAGCCGGGCGAGGACGACGAGACGGACGGCGACGCCGCGGAATGA
- a CDS encoding DUF503 domain-containing protein: MYVGTLSFDLLLGDVRSLKEKRSVVRPIVAELQRKYAVSAAEVDHLDLHRRAGIGLAVVSADVGHLTDVLDHCERLVAGRPEVELLSVRRRFHGEDDD, translated from the coding sequence ATGTACGTGGGGACTCTGTCCTTCGATCTGCTCCTCGGCGACGTACGGTCACTGAAGGAGAAACGCTCCGTCGTCCGCCCCATCGTGGCCGAACTTCAGCGGAAGTACGCGGTGAGCGCGGCCGAGGTCGACCACCTGGACCTCCACCGGAGGGCCGGCATCGGCCTCGCGGTGGTGTCGGCGGACGTGGGGCACCTGACCGACGTACTGGACCACTGCGAGCGTCTGGTCGCCGGCCGTCCCGAGGTGGAGCTGCTGTCGGTGAGACGGCGGTTCCACGGCGAAGACGACGACTGA
- the infB gene encoding translation initiation factor IF-2 gives MAKVRVYELAKEFGVESKVVMAKLQELGEFVRSASSTIEAPVVRKLTDALQQGNGGGKPAPRKAAPARPGAPSPAQAARPGPAAPRPPAPKPAAAETPASPAAPAAGPRPTPGPKPPAPKPAPASPAPAAPEFTAPPAAPAAPTTPAAPAAGPRPSGARPGAPKPGVRPAGPAQGGQGGPGQGRGERGDRGDRQGAPRPGGQGTRPGGRPAGPRPGNNPFTSGGSTGMARPQAPRPGGAPRPGGPGAGAGAPGGSRPQGAGQDRGPRPQGGPGGAPRPGGGPGGNRPSPGGMPRPQGGPGGAPRPGGGPGGNRPNPGMMPQRPAAGSPRPGGGGPGGRGPGGGGRPGGGGGGGRPGGGGFAGRPGGPGGGGGGFAGRPGGPGGGGGGFAGRPGGPGGGGGGRPGFGGRPGGPGGRGGTQGAFGRPGGPARRGRKSKRQRRQEYEAMQAPSVGGVMLPRGNGQSVRLSRGASLTDFAEKINANPASLVGVMMNLGEMVTATQSVSDETLKLLADEMNFVLEIVSPEEEDRELLESFDIEFGEDEGGEEFLVARPPVVTVMGHVDHGKTRLLDTIRKTNVVAGEAGGITQHIGAYQVATEVNGEERRITFIDTPGHEAFTAMRARGAKSTDIAILVVAANDGVMPQTIEALNHAKAAEVPIVVAVNKIDVEGADPTKVRGQLTEFGLVAEEYGGDTMFVDISAKQGLNIESLLEAVVLTADASLDLRANPEQDAQGIAIESHLDRGRGAVSTVLVQRGTLRIGDTMVVGDAYGRVRAMLDDNGNNVEEAGPSTPVLVLGLTNVPGAGDNFLVVDEDRTARQIAEKRAARERNANFARRGVRFSLENLDEALKAGLVQELNLIIKGDASGSVEALESSLLQLDVGEEVDIRVLHRGVGAVTESDIDLATGSDAIVIGFNVRAAGRAAQMAEREGVDVRYYSVIYQAIEEIEAALKGMLKPEYEEVELGTAEIREVFRSSKLGNIAGVLVRSGEVKRNTKARLLRDGKVIAESLTISGLRRFKDDVTEIREGFEGGINLGNFNDIKIDDVIATYEMREKPRS, from the coding sequence GTGGCTAAGGTCCGGGTATACGAACTCGCCAAGGAGTTCGGGGTGGAGAGCAAGGTCGTCATGGCCAAGCTCCAAGAACTCGGTGAATTTGTCCGTTCGGCGTCGTCGACCATCGAGGCGCCCGTAGTACGCAAGCTGACCGACGCCCTGCAGCAGGGCAACGGCGGCGGCAAGCCCGCCCCGCGCAAGGCCGCGCCCGCCAGGCCCGGCGCGCCTTCTCCGGCGCAGGCGGCCCGTCCGGGTCCGGCAGCGCCGCGCCCGCCGGCCCCGAAGCCGGCCGCTGCGGAGACGCCCGCGTCCCCGGCGGCTCCGGCCGCAGGCCCGCGTCCGACTCCGGGCCCCAAGCCCCCGGCGCCGAAGCCCGCTCCGGCGTCTCCGGCTCCGGCCGCGCCCGAGTTCACGGCACCCCCGGCGGCTCCCGCCGCTCCGACGACCCCCGCAGCCCCGGCCGCGGGTCCCCGTCCGAGCGGTGCGCGTCCCGGCGCCCCGAAGCCCGGCGTCCGTCCGGCCGGTCCCGCACAGGGCGGTCAGGGTGGTCCCGGTCAGGGCCGCGGCGAGCGCGGTGACCGTGGCGACCGTCAGGGCGCCCCGCGTCCCGGCGGCCAGGGCACGCGTCCCGGTGGTCGTCCCGCCGGTCCCCGTCCGGGCAACAACCCGTTCACCTCTGGTGGCTCCACCGGTATGGCGCGCCCGCAGGCGCCCCGTCCGGGCGGCGCCCCGCGTCCGGGTGGCCCCGGTGCGGGTGCCGGTGCCCCGGGCGGCTCGCGTCCCCAGGGCGCGGGCCAGGACCGTGGTCCCCGTCCGCAGGGTGGTCCCGGCGGCGCTCCGCGTCCCGGCGGCGGCCCCGGCGGCAACCGTCCGAGCCCGGGCGGCATGCCTCGTCCGCAGGGTGGTCCCGGTGGCGCTCCGCGTCCCGGCGGCGGCCCCGGCGGCAACCGTCCGAACCCCGGCATGATGCCGCAGCGTCCCGCTGCCGGTAGCCCGCGTCCCGGCGGCGGTGGCCCCGGTGGCCGCGGACCCGGCGGTGGCGGTCGTCCCGGCGGTGGCGGTGGCGGCGGTCGTCCCGGTGGCGGCGGTTTCGCCGGTCGTCCGGGCGGTCCCGGTGGCGGCGGTGGCGGTTTCGCCGGTCGTCCCGGTGGTCCCGGTGGCGGTGGCGGCGGTTTCGCCGGCCGTCCGGGTGGTCCCGGCGGTGGCGGCGGCGGTCGTCCCGGCTTCGGTGGTCGTCCCGGTGGTCCGGGTGGCCGTGGTGGCACGCAGGGCGCCTTCGGCCGTCCCGGCGGTCCCGCGCGTCGTGGCCGCAAGTCGAAGCGGCAGAGGCGCCAGGAGTACGAGGCCATGCAGGCCCCGTCGGTCGGCGGTGTGATGCTGCCTCGTGGCAACGGACAGTCCGTCCGTCTGTCGCGCGGTGCGTCCCTCACCGACTTCGCCGAGAAGATCAACGCCAACCCGGCGTCGCTCGTCGGCGTGATGATGAACCTCGGCGAGATGGTCACTGCCACGCAGTCCGTCTCCGACGAGACGCTGAAGCTCCTCGCGGACGAGATGAACTTCGTCCTCGAGATCGTCAGCCCCGAGGAGGAGGACCGCGAGCTGCTCGAGTCCTTCGACATCGAGTTCGGCGAGGACGAGGGTGGCGAGGAGTTCCTCGTCGCGCGTCCGCCGGTCGTGACCGTCATGGGTCACGTCGACCACGGTAAGACCCGCCTCCTCGACACCATCCGCAAGACGAACGTCGTCGCGGGCGAGGCCGGTGGCATCACCCAGCACATCGGTGCCTACCAGGTCGCGACCGAGGTCAACGGCGAAGAGCGTCGCATCACCTTCATCGACACCCCGGGTCACGAGGCGTTCACCGCCATGCGTGCCCGTGGTGCCAAGTCGACCGACATCGCGATCCTCGTGGTGGCGGCCAACGACGGTGTGATGCCCCAGACGATCGAGGCGCTGAACCACGCCAAGGCGGCCGAGGTGCCGATCGTGGTCGCGGTCAACAAGATCGACGTCGAGGGTGCCGACCCGACCAAGGTGCGCGGTCAGCTCACCGAGTTCGGTCTGGTGGCCGAGGAGTACGGCGGCGACACGATGTTCGTCGACATCTCCGCCAAGCAGGGCCTCAACATCGAGAGCCTGCTGGAGGCCGTGGTCCTCACCGCGGACGCCTCGCTCGACCTGCGGGCCAACCCGGAGCAGGACGCGCAGGGTATTGCGATCGAGTCCCACCTCGACCGTGGCCGCGGTGCCGTCTCGACGGTCCTGGTCCAGCGCGGCACGCTGCGCATCGGCGACACGATGGTGGTCGGCGACGCGTACGGCCGTGTCCGGGCGATGCTCGACGACAACGGCAACAACGTCGAGGAAGCGGGTCCGTCGACCCCCGTCCTGGTCCTGGGTCTCACCAACGTCCCGGGTGCCGGCGACAACTTCCTGGTCGTCGACGAGGACCGTACGGCGCGTCAGATCGCCGAGAAGCGCGCGGCGCGTGAGCGCAACGCCAACTTCGCCCGGCGCGGAGTCCGGTTCTCCCTGGAGAACCTGGACGAGGCGCTCAAGGCCGGTCTGGTGCAGGAACTCAACCTCATCATCAAGGGCGACGCGTCCGGTTCGGTGGAGGCTCTCGAGTCCTCGCTGCTCCAGCTCGACGTCGGCGAAGAGGTCGACATCCGCGTCCTGCACCGCGGCGTGGGTGCGGTCACCGAGTCGGACATCGACCTGGCGACCGGCTCCGACGCGATCGTCATCGGCTTCAACGTCCGCGCTGCGGGCCGCGCGGCGCAGATGGCGGAGCGCGAGGGCGTCGACGTCCGTTACTACTCGGTGATCTACCAGGCCATCGAGGAGATCGAGGCAGCCCTCAAGGGCATGCTCAAGCCGGAGTACGAAGAGGTCGAGCTCGGCACGGCGGAGATCCGCGAGGTCTTCCGCTCGTCCAAGCTGGGCAACATCGCCGGTGTGCTGGTCCGCTCCGGCGAGGTCAAGCGCAACACCAAGGCGCGGTTGCTGCGCGATGGCAAGGTCATCGCGGAGAGCCTCACCATCTCCGGTCTGAGGCGCTTCAAGGACGACGTCACCGAGATCCGCGAAGGCTTCGAGGGCGGTATCAACCTCGGAAACTTCAACGACATCAAGATCGACGACGTCATCGCGACGTACGAGATGCGCGAGAAGCCGCGGTCGTAG
- a CDS encoding YlxR family protein: MSGRTHARACPERTCVGCRERAAKIDLLRTVAAEGECVPDPRGTLPGRGAYVHPVLVCLDLAVRRRAFTRALRAPGPLETKALRLYVEQTDSC; encoded by the coding sequence GTGTCTGGCCGGACGCATGCCCGCGCATGCCCTGAGCGCACCTGTGTGGGGTGCCGGGAGCGAGCGGCCAAGATCGATCTGCTGCGCACCGTGGCGGCCGAGGGCGAATGCGTCCCCGATCCTCGCGGTACGCTGCCCGGCCGGGGTGCGTATGTACACCCCGTCCTCGTCTGTCTCGACCTGGCGGTCCGCCGCCGGGCGTTCACGAGGGCGCTGCGTGCCCCGGGTCCGCTCGAAACAAAGGCGTTGCGCCTGTACGTCGAGCAGACAGACAGTTGCTGA
- the nusA gene encoding transcription termination factor NusA, translating to MDIDMSALRGLVREKEISFDLLVEAIESALLIAYHHTEGSRRPARVKLDRETGHVTVWAKENPEDLEEGQEAREFDDTPSDFGRIAASTAKQVILQRLRDAEDDATLGEYAGRDGDIVTGVVQQGRDPKNVLVDIGKLEAILPVQEQVPGESYQHGVRLRSYVVRVAKGVRGPSVTLSRTHPNLVKKLFALEVPEIADGSVEIAAIAREAGHRTKIAVRSTRSGLNAKGACIGPMGGRVRNVMAELNGEKIDIVDWSDDPAEMVANALSPARVSKVEVVDLAARSARVTVPDYQLSLAIGKEGQNARLAARLTGWRIDIRPDTEQPAEKQD from the coding sequence GTGGACATCGACATGAGTGCCCTGCGGGGCTTGGTGCGGGAGAAGGAGATCTCCTTCGACCTGCTGGTCGAGGCGATCGAGTCGGCCCTCCTCATCGCCTACCACCACACCGAGGGAAGCCGCCGCCCCGCGCGCGTCAAGCTCGACCGGGAGACCGGCCATGTGACCGTGTGGGCGAAGGAGAACCCCGAGGACCTGGAGGAGGGGCAGGAGGCGCGCGAGTTCGACGACACCCCGTCCGACTTCGGCCGGATCGCCGCCAGCACCGCCAAGCAGGTCATCCTGCAGCGCCTGCGGGACGCGGAGGACGACGCGACGCTCGGCGAGTACGCGGGCCGCGACGGCGACATCGTCACCGGTGTCGTCCAGCAGGGCCGCGACCCGAAGAACGTGCTCGTCGACATCGGCAAGCTGGAGGCCATCCTGCCGGTGCAGGAACAGGTCCCCGGCGAGTCGTACCAGCACGGCGTGCGGCTGCGGTCGTACGTCGTGCGGGTGGCGAAGGGCGTACGCGGTCCCTCCGTGACCCTCTCCCGCACGCACCCCAACCTGGTGAAGAAGCTCTTCGCCCTGGAGGTGCCGGAGATCGCCGACGGTTCCGTCGAGATCGCCGCGATCGCCCGCGAGGCCGGCCACCGCACGAAGATCGCCGTCCGGTCCACCCGGTCCGGTCTGAACGCCAAGGGCGCCTGCATCGGCCCCATGGGCGGCCGCGTGCGCAACGTGATGGCCGAGCTGAACGGCGAGAAGATCGACATCGTCGACTGGTCGGACGACCCGGCCGAGATGGTGGCGAACGCACTGTCCCCGGCCCGGGTCTCCAAGGTCGAGGTCGTCGACCTCGCGGCCCGCTCCGCGCGCGTGACGGTCCCCGACTACCAGCTGTCCCTGGCGATCGGCAAGGAAGGGCAGAACGCCCGGCTCGCCGCCCGCCTGACCGGCTGGCGCATCGACATCCGTCCGGACACCGAGCAGCCCGCCGAGAAGCAGGACTGA